Genomic segment of Coffea arabica cultivar ET-39 chromosome 1e, Coffea Arabica ET-39 HiFi, whole genome shotgun sequence:
taattaatttgccccCTATTTGACATCTTAAGACAAAAGTGTCCTactagaaaattctgttttatgTCCCGTGTTCATCTTATAAACTGATATCAGTAAATTCATTTCCACTACTAGAAAATTCAAGACAAACTATATAGCTTAAAAACTGATATATATCTATTGTAATCGAAAAAAGTGTATATTACTAGCAATTTAACTATTCAAAAATATATTAGCAAACTAGAACTTTTAATTGCTTAATTTTTAAAAGTATATCCAAACAattaagaaattaatattttttatttacttttttatgtatagttgattAAACACTATGTTATTACGATATGAATTTGTTACTGTCGTTACTATAAATTAATTTATTCAATAATCTAGGCATACtgatttaaataatatataaagTAGTCTATGTGCATAGATAATACACATTTTGTTATACATAGATTTTATGATAATTATTactttcaataaaaaaaaagtacaatagATAGAAATAACTAAAGAATAAGTTTAATAAgattaaaattaatatataaataataatagcaAAGAGAAGAAATGTAATTGATCACGCGAGagaatggagaaaaaaaaatggatgagtaaaaaaaaaaaaaaaagactggtTATGGATGCATAGAGTAGGTGTAATACCCTTTATTACGCCTAACCATTACACCCTCTCCCATAGTGGGGGTATAGTGGGAGTTTTAATAATTACGATGCATATCATGACCCTTATATGTATAATAGACTGGCTGTATGATCTCATTTGACAATTTTAAAACTTGAAATGAGTTCATGGGATATGTATTgtaaattattaaaataaatatgtaATTTGATCGTGAGTTCATATTATTATACTCTATAGCGTATAATATATAGTGAGAGCAATGGTGCAATGAAATATAATAAAGTGATGATGTGGCACATGAATTGCGTTctattaaatatattttattGTGGATGCTGTAAACGGTACTTACAATAATGTCAGGCACAGTCAATTCCTAGGGAAATTCCATAATTAAATTAGTTCATAGCACGCGTTTATTATCTCTATCCAAATCGAAACACAATCCAAACACTTAATGCTTTGAGAATTAAATACCCGCTCTTTAATAACGTCATGATATCACAGCTCACAATTAAGCAAGCACTAGAGAAAATCCCATCAATTGCTTGTAACATGTTATTGATTGCAGTGGCCGTTCAAGACACATTAGTGCCGTTTAATTGAGGCCTGATACGAAACCAATTAAAGACGACCATGCATGAATTTAGTAGAACCAAAATAGCGAGGCAGAGCCAATTAAGCCCACCAAGCTTGCATGATCCAGTGGCTGTTTAAGACAAAATGGCCTTCTTGTTTCCCcccttaaaatttatttttcccaGGATTTTTCATGCATCTGATCATAGCTTCCCCCTTCATGCTATAATTTACCCGGAATTGAAGTTGAGAGGCTGATCAGCACGTGGGGACTCAAAAAAAATTCCTGATTTCTGAGTACATTAGGAACCAAGTATCTCAGGAAGACAAGCAAAGGAATGCTAGTAGCACTTGAGTAACTCATATAAGTGGGTGCTTTCGAGAAACAAGTTTGGACGAAACCGCTCAaggcaagtttttttttctgaagCTGCGTTGTATTTCAGTTCATTGGGGAAATAGGAGGGATATCTTGAGATTGCTGAAAGGAAGCAAGAACTTGAGAAGTTTTGCTGAAACTCATGTGGCTCGAAATTGTGCACATGCATTAGAGGGGGTGATATTTCGAGGTTGCTTCTTCTAAAACGCATGGCACGCATACTGCAGCAGAAACGGCGGACCAAGATTTCACGGTGACGCGTCTGATCAGTAATCAGCAATATTTTTTATGCATGGTACTCCTATTTTAACTTACTCATATTATGGATTAAAGAAATCAGAAGGGTAGGGTCCGTAGACAAAAGTCATCGCGTGGTCATTCATTAACTAGATTGGAAATGATCCGTGCGTATCTACGATCTGATCATCTGGAGCTCGTATACATGAATCATGAGTCGACACACGAGACCTCCAAAACCGTCCCGATCATCAACAGCCGGCATTTGTCTTTATACACGGCACGACGATGGGACTTAGGTCCCGtctgataaaactgaatctgaattctaaatattgaaacaattaatttgctgaattttaaatactgaaaaaaatttatgaatgtctgaattttaatgttaaacctatttatactgtttgataaacatttataactaaatacttaataagttaaatttgacaattttacccttatatcttttcatccaaaaaagaaatagaacctatgatttaattagttaaaaatgttaggtatgaaaatgacaatatttatgtttaaatcaaattaatataaaagatgaattatattatatgaggagtatggaaAATAAGTGAAAGTCATTCAGAAGGGAGCaaagagaaatagaaaatcattagataaagaatattaggttgtttaattatataagaattttgaacataattaataaacaagggtagatttggcagataagataaggtagttgaagtaattATATTGATtgttatcagaattaagcattcagttaggattcttatGCTGAAAAAAATATACACAAGTTCAACACtacttaacaagttcagcaaatggattttcatttatcaaacactcaaaacatctgaatgtctgaaaaatttcagattcagcacttttttatgttatcaaacagacccttagtCAGATGCAAGAAGAATTATTACATTTTTTATTGATGCAATGGCAATTAGTATTAGAATTGTTACTACTAAgtgtcctcttcttcttcttctttaatcAAAAGCGTGCATGCCCAATGATCAATTGTTTTAAGCGACGAGCCCGAGCATGAAACTTGGTGGGAACGGACAAATGCAGCTGGATGATGAATGCCAGTTAGACGGATGAGTTGGAACAGTCGATGAGGTAAAAAACAGTGGGATGAGATTCCGGTTGTCCCTTGACAAGTCCAACTGTCAAAGGAGTAAGGAGGAGAGGAGACTTAAAAATACCACAGTTGTGTTGAGCAGATAGGgcataaataaattaaacagGCAGCAAATTGCGCTGGGCGTGGACTGTGATTGATTCTTGAGTCCACGTGAATGAGGCAACCACGAAAGCTGCTTCTTGGATTCGCTTGTGttcaaaactcacaaaattaGGTGGGGCGGGTAGTTATTTGCAAAATTAACCGGAATACTGGCTCCATTTGGTTATCATAATTTGTTAAAATGATTTTAAATATTATTATACTTGgccgagtttttttttttgcccttctgtcctcctttctttcttttaaatGCTAAGGAAAGATAactgttttgtttttcctttttgcccTCCTCATTAGATACTACAACATCCATGTCTtgcttaaccaaaaaaaaaaagtgtccaCGTTTGATGCTAAATTGAAAACCGAGTCCCCACACCCCCCGTTAACCGTTAAGCAACGTAGCTGTTTTTCTTGTCCCTTTATTCCCTCCGTattcttgaggaattaaatttgtgGGTTTCTGTTTTGCTTTGAGGCCCAATTCTACGACGCAGGTGGTGTAAAGTAATCTTGAACCCTCAAGCCCCAACTGCCTGGGTAATATCTAAACCCATGACTTTCTTCCCGGTCGTGGCCTGTAACGGATGACGCGGTCGGTTGCAGCTCGTAGGTTCTCGAACAAGAATATATTGGTTATGTGCATTTAGGCCCAAATGATCCGTGGGGGATGTAGCTTGCATCCAGATCCCCTGGATTTGAAAACAATCCCGGTTTATTACGCAACATAAAAAGCTGCAGTCAGGCCCAATTTCAAGATTCCCTTTTTCACTGGCGGAAGAGACACACGAGTAGATGTAACAATTCTCGATATGACCTGAAAGGACAACGTGAGTCAAgtacgaaattaatgggtttgaaTTGAGTCTTTACGGGTTCGAATCAAAATTGGGTCGAATCAAATAAGcctgaaaagaaaacaggttGAATTCAGATTACCCACTGGTTGACCTGATAACCcgtttatgaattaaaaaatagtcaataaatataaaaatatttcatctaaggctccgtttggattagcttttttgggggtgtttttgaaaaattttgttgtagcagagtttttagattatattttgggatatttaagagttgaagagtttctaaaatatattttgagatattttttaaaattttaaaaaaatttaaactaatttttagattaccttttagagtagtttttaaaaatttttattgtctttgaaaaactagtttttgaaaaatagtcccgtccaattcttttttttccaaaggcattaatcaATTAATTCTAAATGAATTTGTTTAACTTGAGTGAAGtcgaaattattatatttgaacaaataatatattacattattttctacttttatagtgtcttaatttattttagatctgATTTgagataaaacacttttacaaatgttttaatttattttagatttggtttagGATTGTTTTATcaagatttttattatttgattatgtaattattcTTATATGAAATTGATCatggggtttgtttggattgtaagttatttgagatatttttactgtaacactttttgtgatgtgatgtatgtgagatgaaaaggtaattgggaaggtaaaaaggtgtattgaaaattataatgatgatgtaagcaaatatatttggggaAATAAAGGCCAATTCAAACAAACTCCATGTTAAAAACTATAATGGTTAATTAGTAAATTGAAATTATGTTTTATGTTATGCAAGTGACCCATCAACCCGAAAACTTTAGGTTTGGGTCAAATGTCCTGACTCGTTGCGATTTGACGGATTGTTTTCGAGTCAGCAAGCTTCATGTTGTTGTATCGGGATCTCAATCCGACATGCGCAACCCATTCCTGACCCGATTACCACTCCTACAAaaggcttttcactttttccatgCCAGCTGCAATAAATTGCTCAATTTGTTCTTCAGTACCGTACGATTGAAGGTATGGTTAAAAGCAAAGTTCGTGTGGTAAAATAGTTCAGTGTAGTACTTACCTGCCTTAGGctaagtttgggagtttaggatagaaaagaGAATAAGGGAAAACTTAAGTTATGAGAGAAGAGAAGGGATTGTTGtgttgtttgggagttttgagaattaatgaaatgattttggatataaaagtcattaaatatttgttcaagacatttttaaagataaaatagatattttaaaaaactttCATAAGCTTCCTCCAACTTTCTCTTCAATTTGGGAGGAAAACTTTACTTACTATTTATCATCTTAAATCCTtccatttctcttcttttctttcctaatAAAAATTAACAAACTAAGGAAATGTTCACTTTCTCTTATTTCCCCTTCTTTTCTCTCCAAATAATCCACTCCCAAACGAACCCTTAGGCTTTgttgaaaatgaaagaaaagccaaaaaaataaaaataaaaattttggcaTGGCCCTTCCCAAAACTCGTAAATCTaacccaaataaaaaaaacttgTAAATCTAATTTTGACaagataaaacgccttattagTTAATGAATTTGATAGGAATGGGTTTATAGCCTCTATGAGTGACATCCAAAAAATTAATCATATTCACCACCTCTTTTACTACCATTAAATTTCTGTACACAAAATCATTGCCGTTtacaaaattttgttaatttgtaCGTCGTAAAATTGCTTTAGAAGTAGTCAATTGCTCTAGCCAATCGATTAACTAGATCATAGCCAACTGCTTTAGAAATAGTTACTTATGCATAAAATTTacacaaaatgaaaatttgatatTCATAGGAGCAGTCTAATGTAAATTTATACTAGCGTTAATTTGGAATACATGGAGTGAATATTTGTTTTTTCAGTTCGATAGTTGtgctaattgattttggaacaCAACTCGAAAAGAATCACGCTTGACACTGTACCACTATATATGTGTGTACCTGAATCCGTCGTCGGTTGAATGTTTccattaataaaaaattaattaattaacgaCCACAGCAAAGTCTCCAAGTTTAGGCGTATAAAAGCATTACAAGAGTAATAGATTGGCGGGAGTCTCTAGTTTGTTTAAttctcaaatctgaaattttcagtgGGCGGCCAGTTTGCCCAAAGTTGTCCGCCCGATATAGAGGTTGCGAAACGGAAGAACATTTTACTCCCACTTCACACTAAACTCAAATTTATTTCCCAAATTGCCCTCCCACACAGAACACCCACTCCTCTGTCTCGTTTCACGCACCTTTTCACATCGTGTTCTCTCTCATCATCTTCTTCGTTTCTCTCTCCTCACACTCTCGATGGAGAACCAGAGCCAAAGACGCCATGAACAATTACCATCAAGTTCAGCAGCGAGGAGAAGCTTGAAGAGAAAGCTTGACGAGGATTTCGAGGACGATCGTAAGATCGAAGCTCTCTCCCCTCCCGACGCTCACCAAGATCTCGTCCGTGAGGTTCGCACTCAAGTGCAGATTCTGGACTCTACTTTCTCTTCGATCGAGGCAGATCGAGCCTCCTCGAAGCGCGCCATTCAGATTCTCTCTGAACTCGCCAAGAACGGTAGCGCCGAACCTGCTGATTTCTcgattttcatttcatttcgtTCTTGTTTAAACATGATTACTGAAAGTTTTGGCTTTTAGGTTAAGATTTCTTGTTCGTTTGATTCGATTTCGTATTGATCTTTGAGGATTTGTGTTGCTACAGAGGAGATTGTTAACGTGATTGTGGATTGTGGAGCGGTTCCGGCGTTGGTGCGGCATCTCCAGGCGCCGCCGCCAGTGAGAGAGGGAGACAGTGCACCGAGACCTTACGAGCATGAAGTCGAGAAAGGAAGTGCATTCACTCTCGGTCTTCTTGCTATTAAAGTAGGTGCAGAACTTTTGCTCTTCATTTATAGTCGGCTATGCTTGTATTTTCCTTGTGCAATCAGTATGTAATCTGTCTTTTTACAGGTAGAAAAATTAATTACAGCAGCACTAAAATTTTTAGGGAACTAAGTAAGCGTAAGCTTTATATAATAGGAGATTTTTTAATTGGTAGTTGAACGCAGTAAAACTTATGTCCAGCATCTGagattttctaaccttttttgGACTAGCTCTTTGGATGGTCCCAGAAATTTGATTGGTGTAATCTCCTTCACTATTTGTAGACTTTTTATGAGCTTACGTACAGTTTAACAAGAATTGGATTATGCATCGGTAACCAGCTCGCAGAATTTGGCATCTGAGTACAAAATCCTAGTAATAGTTTCACTTGTACTTAATCAAAGCAATGATGGTGAAATGGAAAGTCGCTCTAACTTATATCAAAAGTTCCCAGTGACCAAGaattataatttaaattaactaattatccacGGCAAATGGTTACATTTTGTAAGTATGAGGCATTTGCTTAATGCAATAGCCTCTATTATGGTAATTGTATTGCTATTTATCTTTTAAGATGCTTGTCATGTTCTCTTATTCTCTAcattatttaaaattaatgTTCAAGTCAAGAAACAACCCTACAAGATGAGACAAAACCATTAATTAAGAACACCTTTTGAGACATTCATAAACTTTGCAATTATTAttgctattattttttttatgccTTTAATGAATTTGCTGCTCAATGTTGCTTTAATTTACAGCCAGAGCATCAACAACTCATTGTAGATGCTGGAGCCCTGCCTCATCTTGTGGACCTTTTAAAGAGACACAGAAGTGGTCAAAACTCTAGGGCAGTCAATGGTGTTATTCGGAGGGCAGCAGATGCAATCACTAATTTGGCTCATGAGAATAGCAGTATTAAAACTCGTGTTAGGTATTTCCTTTTTCAGTCGGAGATGCCTGTTAATTCTAGTATGTCATCCTGACTTAATACTTGTCAATCATATGGTTAGGATTGAGGGTGGTATCCCCCCTCTTGTTGAATTGCTCGAGTTCATTGACACAAAGGTGCAGAGAGCAGCTGCTGGAGCTCTGCGAACACTTGCATTTAAGAATGATGAGAACAAGAATCAGGTTGACGAATAGTCTggtttttataaatttatcttggcagtttttttttctttgcttaaagatttattttgaataattgcaGATTGTGGAATGCAATGCTCTGCCCACACTTATTTTAATGCTTCGTTCTGAGGATGCCGCGATCCATTATGAAGCGGTTAGTTTCCCTGAAAAATTCATGTTTATATTGTGCTTCAAATTTGGTATCTCCAGATGTTGAAGTCATGCCTTAGCTGGCCACTATTGTTAAGATAGCAAATCAATGCCTTCTTCAGGTTGGTGTTATTGGGAATTTGGTTCATTCATCACCTAACATAAAGAAAGAAGTTCTTCTTGCTGGAGCTTTGCAACCTGTTATTGGATTACTTAGGTTAGTCATGATCTTTTTTTAGTCAGCATCATTAGCTTCTTTTTtacttcttgtttttattttagaaGTTTCTGATTAAATTTCCTATCTGATTTTCAAGGCCATGGATGTTATCCTCTTCAAGGTTTCACTTTCTCACTCTCAGTGTCGTTGCTTTTGTTATATTTTGACTACAGTTCCTGCTGTTCAGAGAGCCAAAGAGAAGCTGCTTTGCTACTTGGGCAATTTGCTGCAACAGATTCAGATTGTAAGGTTGACAGAAGAATAAATTCCCTATATAGCTAGTAGATGTTCTATCAATTACTCTCTTTTACCACTCCCGGTTATTCTTTAGTTTAAGTTCATGTACGAGTTTGCAGGTTCACATTGTTCAGAGAGGTGCTGTGAGGCCATTGATCGACATGCTGCAATCTCCAGATCCTCAGTTACGGGAAATGTCAGCCTTTGCTCTGGGGAGGTTGGCACAGGTAGTTGTTGTTGAAGTTTGTCTTACTACTTGCTCCTTGGATGTTCCTTTTTCTCTGTAGTGTCTATAAGTTTAATAGTTTTCAATGGTTTTGCTAAGTGATGTTTCCCTGCAGATTGTTTCCTCTTTTACATTAAGTTACCTGTTATAGTTTCCTATTCATCCTTCAAATCAATGCGCATTACACGTCTTCTGTGGAATGGAGTCAGTTTTTGTGTGTTTCCTATGTCTGTATAATTTTGGTTGGTTATGTTATGACTACTCTTTTTTTTGCAACGATTGCTAGGTTGATGTCAACTTTTCTAAGAGTTTTCCTTTGActtcaattattttatttcatttgttttgggGTATTAGGATATGCACAACCAGGCTGGAATTGCTCATAGTGGTGGCATAATGCCATTACTGAAGCTTCTTGATTCAAAAAATGGATCTCTGCAACATAATGCTGCATTTGCACTTTATGGACTTGCAGATAATGAGGTATTTCGGACTTTCT
This window contains:
- the LOC113733465 gene encoding ARM REPEAT PROTEIN INTERACTING WITH ABF2-like isoform X2; this encodes MENQSQRRHEQLPSSSAARRSLKRKLDEDFEDDRKIEALSPPDAHQDLVREVRTQVQILDSTFSSIEADRASSKRAIQILSELAKNEEIVNVIVDCGAVPALVRHLQAPPPVREGDSAPRPYEHEVEKGSAFTLGLLAIKPEHQQLIVDAGALPHLVDLLKRHRSGQNSRAVNGVIRRAADAITNLAHENSSIKTRVRIEGGIPPLVELLEFIDTKVQRAAAGALRTLAFKNDENKNQIVECNALPTLILMLRSEDAAIHYEAVGVIGNLVHSSPNIKKEVLLAGALQPVIGLLSSCCSESQREAALLLGQFAATDSDCKVHIVQRGAVRPLIDMLQSPDPQLREMSAFALGRLAQDMHNQAGIAHSGGIMPLLKLLDSKNGSLQHNAAFALYGLADNEDNVADLIRVGGVQKLQDGEFIVQPTRDCVAKTLKRLEEKIHGRVLSHLLYLMRVGEKVVQRRIALALAHLCSPDDQRTIFIDNSGLELLLELLESTNFKHQRDASVALYKLASKASTLSPVDAAPPSPIPQVYLGEQYVNNSTLSDVTFLIEGKRFYAHRICLLASSDAFRAMFDGGYRERDAKDIEIPNIRWDVFELMMRYIYTGSVNVNLDVAQDLLRAADQYLLEGLKRLCEYSIAQDISVENVSLMFELSEAFNAMSLQHACILFILENFDKLSLMPWYSHLIQRILPETRQYFLKALIRPTQAELRR
- the LOC113733465 gene encoding ARM REPEAT PROTEIN INTERACTING WITH ABF2-like isoform X1, which gives rise to MENQSQRRHEQLPSSSAARRSLKRKLDEDFEDDRKIEALSPPDAHQDLVREVRTQVQILDSTFSSIEADRASSKRAIQILSELAKNEEIVNVIVDCGAVPALVRHLQAPPPVREGDSAPRPYEHEVEKGSAFTLGLLAIKPEHQQLIVDAGALPHLVDLLKRHRSGQNSRAVNGVIRRAADAITNLAHENSSIKTRVRIEGGIPPLVELLEFIDTKVQRAAAGALRTLAFKNDENKNQIVECNALPTLILMLRSEDAAIHYEAVGVIGNLVHSSPNIKKEVLLAGALQPVIGLLSSCCSESQREAALLLGQFAATDSDCKVHIVQRGAVRPLIDMLQSPDPQLREMSAFALGRLAQDMHNQAGIAHSGGIMPLLKLLDSKNGSLQHNAAFALYGLADNEDNVADLIRVGGVQKLQDGEFIVQPTRDCVAKTLKRLEEKIHGRVLSHLLYLMRVGEKVVQRRIALALAHLCSPDDQRTIFIDNSGLELLLELLESTNFKHQRDASVALYKLASKASTLSPVDAAPPSPIPQVYLGEQYVNNSTLSDVTFLIEGKRFYAHRICLLASSDAFRAMFDGGYRERDAKDIEIPNIRWDVFELMMRYIYTGSVNVNLDVAQDLLRAADQYLLEGLKRLCEYSIAQDISVENVSLMFELSEAFNAMSLQHACILFILENFDKLSLMPWFFELQVFASDPTHFTRDTAVLLKGAYPAYPS